In a single window of the Streptomyces cinnabarinus genome:
- a CDS encoding glycoside hydrolase family 19 protein, with translation MSRRRLAAVVAVLTLAGAAPVLLPATNAAAAACSSYPNWVAGRSYNAGDIVRYTDGKAYIAEHANPGYDPVISTWYWEPYACDSGPGTPDARFVVTEAQFNQMFPNRNSFYSYSGLTAALSAYPGFANTGSDTVKKQEAAAFLANVSHETGGLVHVVEQNQANYPHYCDWSRPYGCPAGQAAYYGRGPIQLSWNFNYKAAGDALGIDLLGNPWLVQNDSAIAWKTALWYWNTQTGPGTMTPHNAMVNGAGFGQTIRSINGSLECDGKNPAQVQSRVNNYQRFTQILGTSPGGNLYC, from the coding sequence GTGTCGAGACGCCGACTCGCTGCCGTCGTGGCCGTCCTCACCCTCGCCGGTGCCGCCCCGGTGCTGCTCCCGGCCACGAATGCCGCCGCCGCGGCGTGCTCCAGCTACCCGAACTGGGTGGCTGGCAGGTCGTACAACGCCGGTGACATCGTCCGCTACACCGACGGCAAGGCGTACATCGCCGAGCACGCCAACCCGGGCTACGACCCGGTCATCAGCACCTGGTACTGGGAGCCGTACGCCTGCGACAGCGGGCCGGGCACGCCCGACGCCCGCTTCGTGGTGACGGAAGCGCAGTTCAACCAGATGTTCCCCAACCGGAATTCCTTCTACAGCTACAGCGGCCTGACCGCGGCCCTGAGCGCCTACCCCGGCTTCGCCAACACCGGCAGCGACACGGTGAAGAAGCAGGAGGCCGCGGCCTTCCTGGCCAACGTCAGCCACGAGACCGGCGGTCTGGTGCACGTGGTGGAGCAGAACCAGGCCAACTACCCGCACTACTGCGACTGGAGCCGCCCGTACGGCTGTCCGGCCGGTCAGGCCGCGTACTACGGCCGCGGCCCGATCCAGCTGAGCTGGAACTTCAACTACAAGGCGGCGGGCGACGCGCTCGGCATCGACCTGCTGGGCAACCCCTGGCTGGTGCAGAACGACTCGGCCATCGCCTGGAAGACGGCCCTGTGGTACTGGAACACCCAGACTGGTCCCGGCACCATGACTCCCCACAACGCCATGGTGAACGGCGCCGGCTTCGGCCAGACGATCCGCAGCATCAACGGCTCCCTGGAGTGTGACGGCAAGAACCCGGCCCAGGTGCAGAGCCGCGTGAACAACTACCAGCGGTTCACGCAGATCCTCGGGACGTCACCCGGCGGCAACCTGTACTGCTGA
- a CDS encoding DinB family protein — MIDEFAKANLHGRLRRDRKALLWKLDGLSDYDARRPLTATGTNLLGLVKHVATVEARYFGEVFDRPSPEPLCRWQDHNGSDLWATEDETRDQIIGFYRRTWEHSDATINELPLDAPGHVPWWPEPYPNTNLFAVMVHVLGESNRHAGHADILREGLDGRTGVRAEHEEWIDEEARAAYCAKIEQAARSAAPTKA, encoded by the coding sequence ATGATCGATGAATTCGCGAAGGCCAACCTGCACGGGAGACTGCGGCGCGACCGCAAGGCGCTGCTCTGGAAACTCGACGGCTTGTCCGACTACGACGCCCGCCGACCTTTGACGGCGACCGGGACCAACCTCCTCGGTCTGGTCAAACACGTGGCCACCGTCGAGGCCAGGTATTTCGGCGAGGTCTTCGACCGTCCTTCCCCGGAACCGCTGTGCCGGTGGCAGGACCACAACGGCAGCGATCTGTGGGCGACAGAGGACGAGACCCGCGATCAGATCATCGGGTTCTACCGGCGTACGTGGGAACACTCGGACGCGACGATCAACGAGCTTCCCCTCGACGCCCCTGGCCACGTGCCGTGGTGGCCGGAGCCCTATCCCAACACGAACCTGTTCGCCGTCATGGTCCATGTCCTCGGCGAGTCAAACCGGCATGCCGGGCACGCCGACATCCTGCGCGAGGGCCTCGACGGCCGGACCGGGGTACGCGCCGAACACGAGGAATGGATCGACGAGGAAGCCCGTGCAGCCTACTGCGCGAAGATCGAGCAGGCCGCCAGGTCGGCCGCACCGACCAAGGCATAG